Below is a window of Paraburkholderia kururiensis DNA.
ATGGGTTCGCACGAGTTGCAGACGCTGCGCCCGCATCTGCTCGTGAGCGGCGACACCGCGCTGTGGGGCAGTGCCGCGATAGACGGCATCGTCGTTGCCGTGAGCGGCGCACATCCCTGGTATGACGAAGCATTTGCCGCAATGGTGGCGGTGGCGTATCGCGCGCTCGCCAAGGCGCGGGCGGCGCGGCGCGACCCCGAATCCACGACGGTCGCCTGAGCGGACTTTCTTTTCTTCCGCTTTTCTCCGCATTTTTTCAGTCACCGCGCGGCGTTCGTCCGTGCGCTTTGACTTCCCTTCAATCCCTACATGATGGAGTTCGAGATGGCACAAACGCGTTCCAATCCGCCTTCGTGGCACGATCTGCACGGACGCATTGCACTGGTGACGGGCGGCGGCAGCGGCCTCGGCGCACAGATCTGCATGAGCCTCGCGCGCGAGGGCGTGCACGTGATTGCGGCGGACCTGAAACTGGAAGGCGCTGAGCGCACCGCCGCCGCCATCGCGGAGCGCAGCGCGGGCGGCAAAGACGAAGCGGGCCGCTGCGAAGCGATTGCACTCGACGTGACGGACAGCAATGCGGTAGCCGAAGCGATCGGCCGCATCGTGCAGAAGCATGGCCGCCTCGACGTGGTGGTGAACAACGCCGCAGTGGACGTGACCGAGCCCATCGACGTGCTGACCGTGGCCGAGTGGCAGCGCGTGCTGCAGACGAATCTCACGGGCCCGTTCGTGGTGTCGCGTCACGCGGTCATGCACATGAAGACCGCGGGCGGCGGCCACATCGTGAACATTGCATCGACGGCGTCGAAGCGCGCATGGCCGAATGCCGCCGCGTACCACGCGAGCAAGTGGGGCCTGCTCGGGCTCTCGCACAGCCTGCATGCGGAACTGCGGCCGTTCGGCATCAAGGTGTCGGCCGTGGTGGCGGGCGGCATGCGTACGCCGTTCCTGCTGGACCGCTTTCCGGGCATCGATACCTCGACGTTGCAGGACCCGGCGAACGTGGCGGAATCGGTCCTCTTCGTGCTGCGGCAGCCACCGGAGACGGTGATTCCCGAGGTGATGGTGCTGCCGATGCGCGAGACGTCGTGGCCTTGAGGCGAGGCATCGCGCGCCTTCCGTGTGTTCGCGAAGGCGCGGGACGCGGCTGAGGCGGCCCCGCCTCAGCCGTCTTCGCCCACTTCGGTGGGATCGGGAAGGTCGGGCAGCGGGTCCCGGCTGGGCGGCTCGGGTTCACTGCGTGGTGGCGGCTTGTTGTCGTCGCGCGGATGGGCGGCCGGTTCGCCGGCGGTATGGCTGCCGGCGTGGCCGCTGCCTGACCCCGTAGCGAACATGCCGTCGGACGGCAAGCGCGACGGTGCGGGAACGGGTTGCGTGGGTTTCATCTGAAGCGCTCCTTGTCCGGCGCCTGGAAGGACCGGGATGACGGTTCCAGGACAGATACCGGCGCGCATGGCGCGTGCCCGCCCGGCGTTCAACGCTTGCCGTTCGACTCCTTCAGATAAACCGTCGGCGTGACAGAAAGCCCCAGCGGCAGGGTGTGACCGGGCGGCACGCCGCTGTCGATCACGATCTTCACCGGTACGCGTTGCACGATCTTCACGAAGTTGCCGGTCGCGTTTTCCGCGGGAAAGGCCGAGAAACGCGAGCCGCTGCCCAACTGCACGCTATCCACATGCCCGTGCAACTCGAGTTGCGGATAGGCATCCACGCCAATCTTCACGCTGTCGCCGGGGCGCATGCGGTCCAGCTGCGATTCCTTGAAGTTCGCCGTGATCCAGACGAGGGGGGTGACGAGCGAGAACATCGTCGTGCCCGCTTGCAGGAAGGTGCCGTACTGCACGTTGCGGCGCGTGACCCAGCCGTCCGATGGCGCGCGCACCTGGCACCACGCCAGGTTGAGCTTCGCCTGGTCGAGTTGTGCCTGCGCCTGACGCACCTGCTGCAAGCGCTCTTCCACCGCTGCGGCGGCCTGGCGGATCTGTTGCGGCACGAGCTTCGCCGTCTGCAATTGCGCGCGTGCCTCTGCAACGTTGGCGTCGGCGGTTTGACGCTGCGCGTCGGCCACATCGATGTTCTGTTGCGAAGTGGCACGCACGTCCACGGCATGCTGGCGCTCGTACGCGGCCTGCGCCTGCTTCAGGTTCGCCTCGGCCGACGCGATCTGCGCGCGGGCCTGGGCGTACTGCGCCGGGTACTGCACGCGCGCAATGTCGAGCTGCACCTGCGCGGCATTCAACTGCGCGCGGGCGAGACCCAGCTGCGCCTGCGCTGCGTCCACCTGGGCCTGGTAATCGCGCGGGTCGATCTGAACGAGCAGGTCGCCCTTGTGGACGTAGACGTTGTCGTTGATGGCGAGCCGCACCACGTAGCCCGACACCTTCGGGGCAATCGTGATGGCGTTGCCGTCGGTGTAGGCGTCGTCCGTGCTTTCCTGGTTGCGCGTAGCGAACCACCAGCCGAACGCGACAATGCCGAGCACCACGATCACGGCGCCGAGAATCAGCAATGGCTTGCGCGAGCGGCGGCCGGGCTTGCCTTGGGCCTGGCCTTTATTTCCTTCGCTCTGGCTGTCTCGATTGCCGTCGTTGTGGTTGCCTTCGCCGCCGCTGTTGTTCGGCTTGTTGTGCGATTCGCTGCTCGCGCCGGTGCCCGGCTCGTGGCCGCTCGCGTTGTCGTGCTCGCGCGGCGCGGCGGCGCGAGCCGAATCGCTCGCGTCGTTCGTGTCGCCGGACGGGCGCGCTTCATTGCCTCCGCTCATCGTGGGCGCGCCCTAAGCATGCCGATGGTGTGTCGCCATCTTCGGTCCGCCCCGTTACTTCGTGCCGCCGGTGCGGGGCTGGGCGGGCGCCGTGGGCGACTCCATGGGCGAGTCGTCGAGGCCGTCATCGTCGTCGGGAACGATGCGCGTGGTGCCGCCGGTAGCGGGCGGGTCGCTTGCAGGGAACGTGTCTTCGACGGATTCGTCGATCTGCTTTTCGCTGCGGTCTTCATGCGGGTGCTCGATCTTCTCTTTCGACTGGGCTGCCATGGTTAACCTCCCTCATGCGCGAGTGCGGACTGCTTGTCCGTTGCAACGCGCGTGCCCGGCAGCGTCGCGCAAAACCGTGCCGATGAATGGGCGCGCAGTTCGCGAGGCACATGCATTGCTGACTCGTGGGGAGGGCGATGGTTGCCTCGCGGCCGCTACGGCTGCTTTTTTCAGGCCGTTTACAGGGCCGTTCCAGGCCTTTCCCATTACGGAGGACATGTCATGAAATACACCAAGGCGATCTTCATTTCGATTTTGCTGGCCGTAACGAGCGCGGGCGGCGCGGCGTTTGCACAAGGTTCGTCGGGCGGCGCGGGCGAAGGCGGTGCCGCGGCGGCGGGCGGTTCGAACGGTGGAGGCGGTTCTGCAGGCGGCAACGCCAATGGACCGAACGCGCCTTCGAACGCGGTAGCCGGTCCCACGGCCAGTACGGGCACGAGCATGAACTCCACGTCGACTCATAAGCGGACGATGAAGAAGCATCACGCGAAGAAGCCCATGACGGATAGCACCAACATGCCCGGCGCCGACGCGAGCAGCGATACGAAGGGACAGTAAGGCTCGGCAATGAGCAGCAGGCAGTGAGTAGCAGTAAGAAGCCGCAATCCGCAAGAGGTTGAGGGCGGACGCACGCCGTCGCGCAGATTAGCGTGGCGGCGTGCCCCCGTCGTCGCTGTGTTGCGGCGACCATGAAGGAGTCACCATGACGAATCCCACCCCGCGTGTGCCGGCCGCGCCGCCCCAGGCGGAACACGGCGACCGCGCCGGTTCTAGTGCAACTACGGCTGCCACCACGGCTGCAACTCCGGCGGCTTCGCAGCGCGAGACCACGTCGCAGCCTGGGCACGCGTCGTCACAAACGGCGTCGTCAAGCCGAACGCAAAGCGATGAGGCAGCGCTGCGTGCACGCGGCACGCCGGGCAGCTTCGATCAGCCCACGCCGAGGGAAGACTTGATGCCGCCGCGCGGCAAGCAGCATCCCCATCAGACGGCGGAGGTGCCGCTCGGCTCAGGCGACGTACCCGACCCGCCCGGCAAGGGCGGCCAGGCCGCGCAGAACTCCGAAGAGGCCGCGCCGTATCTGAACGTGAACGGCGTGCGGTCGCCCAGCGACGAACCGGTGCGGGGCGCCACTCGTGCCGACGAGCAGACGAAAACGGGCGTGCCGGCCGACCGCAAGGGCGACGCTAACCGGTAGCGCCGTGCGGCAAAAAAACGAAGCAGGAACCACGCAGCACAGAAGCACGACCGGATCAGAGGATCGGCACGCCGCCCGTCACGGCCACCGTCGCGCCCGACACGTAACTCGCTTCGTTCGAGGCGAGCATCACATACACGGGCGCGAGTTCGGCGGGCTGGCCGGGCCGCTTCATCGGCACGTTGGCGCCGAACTGCTTCACGTGCTCGGGCGGCATGGTCGACGGAATCAGCGGCGTCCAGATGGGCCCCGGCGCCACGCAGTTGGCGCGAATGCCGCGTTCGGCGAGCAGTTGCGCGAGGCCGCCCGTGAAGTTCTGGATGGCGCCCTTCGTGGTGGCGTAGGGCAGCAGCGTGGGGCGCGGCTTGTCGGCATTCACGGATGCCGTATTAACGATGGCGGCGCCCGGCTTCATGTGCGGCAGCGCAGCTTTAGTGATCCGAAACATCGCACCGATGTTGGTATCGAAGGTGCGGTCCCATTCGTCGTCTGTGACCTCTTCCAGCGTTTCGTGCGTCATCTGATACGCGGCGTTGTTGACGAGCACGTCGACGCGCGAGAACGCGTCCACGGCGCGCCGCACGATCTCGCGGCAATGCTCGCGGTCCGCTACGTCGCCGGGTACGAGCACAGCCTTGCGGCCGGCTTCCTCCACCCAGCGCGCCGTTTCCTTCGCGTCTTCGTGTTCGTCGAGGTAGGCGATCAGGACGTCCGCGCCCTCGCGCGCAAACGCGATGGCCACGGCGCGACCGATGCCGCTGTCCGCGCCCGTGATGATGGCGGCCTTGCCCGCAAGACGTCCCGATCCCTTGTAGCTGTGTTCGCCGTGGTCGGGCTTCGGGTCCATGGGGCCGGTATGGCCGGGAACGTTGCGCTGTTCCTGTTCGGGAAGCGGCGCGTCGGGTCGGCTTGTTTGGGACATGGGTGCTGCTCCTGTGTGTGAGTGGGCGGTGTCGCGCGAACGTGACAAGGCAACGCGGGCTGCGCGTTCGCTGCTGCGAGCCCGCAATGAATGCCGCGTGCGCGTGTTATGGCTGGCGTTGCCCGCCCTGGTGTTGCGGCTGCTTTTGCTGGTTCTGCTGCTGTTGCCCGTGATCGCGGCTCTTTTGCGGGTTGGCGGGCGCGGTGTTGGATTGACGGGTGTCGGGCATGGCTCGATCTCCTTGAAGGTTGCAATGGCTGCCTTGAACAAACAGCAACGGCCATGCCGCCACGTGTGCGCACGTGAGCCGGCGCCGCCGCGCGGAACGCACGTTGCTCGTGATTCGGAGCGCACGACAAGAGCACACGACACAACCCGTCGATTACCGAGGAGAGCCCGCCATGAGCACATTGAATCCCGACAACGACCTGCCCGAACCGGCCGACGAAGGCCGCCACGGCGACGACACCGGCGCGCTGGGCCCGAGCGATTCGTCCGATACGGGCAGCGATATCGCGGGGGCAAAGCGTCACGAATTCGACGTCGATACGGAGCTGGACAGCCACGCGCTGGAAACGGGCAAGGCGGCGCGCGAAAGCGACACCGACGAGTCGGGTACCGGCGAGCGCGCCTCCGCGGACGGCGATTCCACGCTCGAAGAAGATGCGGACATTCAGCCCGACCACATCGAGCAGCCTTTCGCACCCGACGAAGAAGCGCCGGAGTGATGCGGCGCGAAGCGAGGCTGGTCTGAGCGCGGCGCAAGTACGCTGCGCGGTGGGGAACAGTTGCAAGCGGCGGGCAAGAATTGCAGACCGTGGCGCTTCATGCGCTCGCCGCTCGTGTGGCGACTGCGCAGGGCGTCGAGCACGGCACATCGCGTCGTGCCGCGGCTCACGGGAATTTCCCTTGCTCGATAGAGGGCGTGCGTCCGCCGTCGCGGACGCGTCCGTCAGCAAGGAGAATGCAAGTGCCGTCAGACAACGTATCGGAAACGCGCAGGAAATTCGTGCAGGGCACGGGTATGGGGTTGGTCGCAGCCACGCTTGCTGCGCCCGTGGCCGCGCAGGAAAGCGCCGCATCGTCCGCGGGCGGCGACGCCGCGCTGCGCGACCCGCGCAATCTGTATCCGCGTCCGCCGTTCGCGGCGCAGCCTCAGCCGTGGCCGGGCCTTGCCGGCCGCATGACGCCGCGGCCCGATCACGGCGAAACGAGCTATCGCGGCAGCGGCAAGCTGACGGGCCGCAAGGCGCTCGTGACGGGCGGCGACTCGGGTATCGGCCGCGCCGCTGCCATCGCGTTTGCACGCGAAGGCGCCGACGTGGCGATCAGCTACTTGCCGCAGGAAGAGCCCGACGCGCGCGAGGTGATCCAGTTGATCCGCTCGGCAGGCCGCAACGCCGTGGCGCTGCCGGGCGATATCCGCGACGAACGCTTTTGCCAGGAACTCGTGGCGAAGGCCGTGCAGGGGCTGGGCGGACTCGACATTCTCGTCAACAACGCGGGCCGCCAGCAGAGCCATGCCTCCATTCTCGACATTCCCACCGACCAGTTCGACTGGACCTTGAAGACGAACCTCTACGCGATGTTCTGGATCACGAAGGCGGCCATTCCGCACATGCCGCCTGGGGCGGCCATCGTGAATACGAGTTCGGTGAACGCGTACGACCCGTCGGCGAATCTGCTGGATTACGCCATGACGAAGGCCGCCATCGCGAACTTCTCGAAGGGACTTGCCAAGCAGATGATCTCGCGCGGCATACGCGTGAACGCCGTCGCGCCGGGCCCGTTCTGGACGCCGTTGCAGGTGACGGGCGGGCAGACGCAGGAGAACGTCGAGAAGTTCGGTCAGCAGACGCCGATGGGGCGCCCCGGTCAGCCGGCCGAGATCGCGCACGTGTATGTGGAACTCGCTTCGGCGCAGTCGAGCTATGTGACGGGGCAGGTCTATGGCGAATCGGGCGGCGCGGGCAATCCGTGAACGTGCGCCGGTTCGCATGCGGGGCGTGCCGATGTGCGGGCATGCGTGGGGCAGCGCACGGAACAAATGACGAGGGCCGCGCGCAAGGCACTTCGCAGAAGGCGAGGTAGTGTTTGTCCGGGGCGGCTTTTTCGGACCGCGACATAAAATGAAAAACACGCCCCGGCTTGCAGGCCTTGCGCCAATGCCGTGGCCATAACGATCGCACCCGGAGGTGCGCCGTGTCCCGCCCGTCTCTCTCGCGCACCGTCTTTCGCTCTGCGGCGATCGCCGCCGTCCTCGTTGCCTGTGCCTCCGCACCGCCCCTCGCCGTGGCCGCGAACGGCGTGCGCTTGCCGCCTGCGCCGAAACGCGTGGCGCCGGCCGTTTCCGGCACCGGCAGCGGTACAGCGGCAATCGACTTTCCCGCCATCGTCGAGCGATACGGGCCCGCGGTGGTCAACATCGTGGCAAGCGGCGAGGCGCGCCAGGTACAGGCGGCCGCGGTGGATCCGCTCGATGCGGCCGACCCATTCGCGGCTTTTTTCGCGCGGCCACCGAGGCCGGGTCAACCGCAAGGACAAGGACAAACGCAGGACGGGCCGCGCGCCATCATCGGCATGGGTTCGGGGTTCATCGTCAGCCCGGACGGGTTGATTCTCACGGCGGCGCACGTGGTGGACGATGCCGACGAAGTCACCGTCCGCCTCACCGACAAGCGCGAGTTCAAGGCGAAGGTGCTCGCGGTGGACGTGCCGAGCGGCGTGGCCGTGTTGCAGATCGATGCCGCGAAGCTGCCCACCGTGAAGCTGGGCGACTCGTCGCGCGTGCGCCCCGGCGAGCCCGTGCTCACCATCGGTTCGCCGGATGGCGTCGATAACGCGGTGACGGCGGGCATCGTGAGCACGACCTCGCGCGTGCTGCCCGACGGCAGCAGCTTCCCGTTCTTCCAGACCGACGTGGCGCTCAATCCCGACAACTCGGGCGGCCCCATCTTCAACCGCGCGGGCGAGGTGGTGGGCATCGACGTGCAGGTCTACGCGGATGCCGACGGCTACAACAGCCTCACGTTCGCCATTCCGATCAACACGGCGAACAAGGTGCGCACGCAGTTGCAGGCGCAAAAGGCGCCGCCGGGCAACGGGCTCGGCGTGGACGTGGAGGACGTGAGCCCCGGGCTCGCGGCGGCGGTCGGCTTGCCGCGCGCGGCGGGCGCGCTGGTGGACGCCGTGGAGGCGGGCTCGCCCGCGGCGGCGAGCGGA
It encodes the following:
- a CDS encoding trypsin-like peptidase domain-containing protein — protein: MSRPSLSRTVFRSAAIAAVLVACASAPPLAVAANGVRLPPAPKRVAPAVSGTGSGTAAIDFPAIVERYGPAVVNIVASGEARQVQAAAVDPLDAADPFAAFFARPPRPGQPQGQGQTQDGPRAIIGMGSGFIVSPDGLILTAAHVVDDADEVTVRLTDKREFKAKVLAVDVPSGVAVLQIDAAKLPTVKLGDSSRVRPGEPVLTIGSPDGVDNAVTAGIVSTTSRVLPDGSSFPFFQTDVALNPDNSGGPIFNRAGEVVGIDVQVYADADGYNSLTFAIPINTANKVRTQLQAQKAPPGNGLGVDVEDVSPGLAAAVGLPRAAGALVDAVEAGSPAAASGLKAGDVIVRIGEKPIDRSADFVNEAAALPPGTKAPLKLIRNRRWMTTTLAAAAGAKSGDDAAGVTPVAVQAADDSGAGPVAEGGFASGRAAAVDTVPVRLTAPAAAGTERLGLVMHALSESERRSTGLPVGLMVDDVRNPAAKAGVRRGDVVLSLNETLVETQEQANEIVARSGKAVSLLIQRNNARSFVSVRLR
- a CDS encoding SDR family oxidoreductase — translated: MSQTSRPDAPLPEQEQRNVPGHTGPMDPKPDHGEHSYKGSGRLAGKAAIITGADSGIGRAVAIAFAREGADVLIAYLDEHEDAKETARWVEEAGRKAVLVPGDVADREHCREIVRRAVDAFSRVDVLVNNAAYQMTHETLEEVTDDEWDRTFDTNIGAMFRITKAALPHMKPGAAIVNTASVNADKPRPTLLPYATTKGAIQNFTGGLAQLLAERGIRANCVAPGPIWTPLIPSTMPPEHVKQFGANVPMKRPGQPAELAPVYVMLASNEASYVSGATVAVTGGVPIL
- a CDS encoding HlyD family secretion protein, translating into MSGGNEARPSGDTNDASDSARAAAPREHDNASGHEPGTGASSESHNKPNNSGGEGNHNDGNRDSQSEGNKGQAQGKPGRRSRKPLLILGAVIVVLGIVAFGWWFATRNQESTDDAYTDGNAITIAPKVSGYVVRLAINDNVYVHKGDLLVQIDPRDYQAQVDAAQAQLGLARAQLNAAQVQLDIARVQYPAQYAQARAQIASAEANLKQAQAAYERQHAVDVRATSQQNIDVADAQRQTADANVAEARAQLQTAKLVPQQIRQAAAAVEERLQQVRQAQAQLDQAKLNLAWCQVRAPSDGWVTRRNVQYGTFLQAGTTMFSLVTPLVWITANFKESQLDRMRPGDSVKIGVDAYPQLELHGHVDSVQLGSGSRFSAFPAENATGNFVKIVQRVPVKIVIDSGVPPGHTLPLGLSVTPTVYLKESNGKR
- a CDS encoding SDR family oxidoreductase yields the protein MPSDNVSETRRKFVQGTGMGLVAATLAAPVAAQESAASSAGGDAALRDPRNLYPRPPFAAQPQPWPGLAGRMTPRPDHGETSYRGSGKLTGRKALVTGGDSGIGRAAAIAFAREGADVAISYLPQEEPDAREVIQLIRSAGRNAVALPGDIRDERFCQELVAKAVQGLGGLDILVNNAGRQQSHASILDIPTDQFDWTLKTNLYAMFWITKAAIPHMPPGAAIVNTSSVNAYDPSANLLDYAMTKAAIANFSKGLAKQMISRGIRVNAVAPGPFWTPLQVTGGQTQENVEKFGQQTPMGRPGQPAEIAHVYVELASAQSSYVTGQVYGESGGAGNP
- a CDS encoding SDR family oxidoreductase; protein product: MAQTRSNPPSWHDLHGRIALVTGGGSGLGAQICMSLAREGVHVIAADLKLEGAERTAAAIAERSAGGKDEAGRCEAIALDVTDSNAVAEAIGRIVQKHGRLDVVVNNAAVDVTEPIDVLTVAEWQRVLQTNLTGPFVVSRHAVMHMKTAGGGHIVNIASTASKRAWPNAAAYHASKWGLLGLSHSLHAELRPFGIKVSAVVAGGMRTPFLLDRFPGIDTSTLQDPANVAESVLFVLRQPPETVIPEVMVLPMRETSWP
- a CDS encoding chemotaxis protein, whose protein sequence is MSTLNPDNDLPEPADEGRHGDDTGALGPSDSSDTGSDIAGAKRHEFDVDTELDSHALETGKAARESDTDESGTGERASADGDSTLEEDADIQPDHIEQPFAPDEEAPE